Within the Thermoleophilia bacterium genome, the region GGCTTCTGGAGCCGATTGCGCTCGCTCCTCAGCACGATGCCGTTCAGGTGGTCGGTGAGGTCTCGGAGGTCGCGCACGGACTCGGCGTCCGGGCGGGCATGGGACTCGGGGAAGCGATCGACATCTGCCCCACGCTGAGCCTCGTCTCCCCCGATCCGAGCCGGACCGGGAGCCTCTGGCAGGCTTTCCTCGCCCGGCTCGAAGCGATCGGAGCCGAGGTCGAATCAGCGAAGAACGGCGAGGCCTTCTTCCGGGCCGACGAGATCGAGCGGCTCTACGGTGGCCTCGATGGCGTGCTCGCGGTGACCGCGGACCGGCTCGGCCGCAGCGTGCGCATCGGGGCCGCCCCCACCCGTCTCGCCGCCTTCGCCGTCGCCGGCCAGAGCGAAGACCGTCCCGGGGTCGTCGAACCCCGGCAACTCGTCGAGTACCTCGCCTCCCTGCCGACCACGATCCTGATCGGCCGCCTCAGCGGACCGGAGACAAAGACCCGGCAGATGGTCGCCTCGCTGCTCAAGCTCGGCATCGACCATCTGCGCGGGCTGACCGAACTCTCCGGTGACGCCGTCGCCGACCGTTTCGGGCACCTCGGCATCGAAGCCCGCAACACCGCGCTCGGCGCCGAGTCCGATCTGCGGCCGCGCCGCCCCGTAGAAGAGATCTGTGAGTCGCTCGACCTGCCCGAGGTTTCTTCCGGCAGCCACCTGCACGGCGCCGTGACGATCCTCTGCGACCGCCTGGCCAGCCGGATCACCGATCTCGGGCTGAGCGCCCGCCGGGTGACGATGGAAGCGAGCCTGGCCGGCGGCGGCAGCTGGACCCGGGACGCGACCCCGCGCGAGCCGACCAACCGGGCCGAGATGCTTCGGCTGATCCTGCTGCCCGGCCTCGAGTACCTGCCGCGCCCGGCCGAGAAGCTGAAGCTGCGGGTGACCGAGCTCGCACCCGGCCCGCCGGAACAGATCGAGATCACCCACGAGCCGGAGAAGACCCGGGCCAAACGCCTCGACGAAGCCGCGCACCAGGTCCGGACCGCGGTCGGTGAGAGCGGGCTGATGCGGGTCCTCGACGCCGAGCTCGAATCCCACCTGCCCGAGCGGCGCATGCTCCTCACGCCCTACCTCTCGGAGTGAACGAAGTGGTCCGGAAGTCCCCTCAAAAGACCACGCCCCACAGCTCTGGCAACGATTTCCCGTGTCATGTACGTGAAATCGTTGCCAAAGAGGATTTTTGTCGTGGTTAAGGCCTCCCGTCTGTACGAGCCGCGGCCGATCGAAGTGGCCAGCGACTCCCGGCGCACCCCGATCCAGGTCAACGACGTCGACGTGGTCGCGGTCCGGGAGGAATGGATCGTCGAAGACGGCTGGTGGACCGCCGCCCCGGTCAAGCGCTGGTATTTCGAACTGGTCCTGATCGACGGGCGCGACCTCACGGTGTTTCAGGCATTTCCTTCCGGGCAGTGGTTCGCCCAGCGCGCGTGATGGACCGTGGCCTCCGGTTACGTCGAACTCCACTGCCATTCGTCGTTCTCGTTCCTCGACGGGGCCTCCTCTCCGCTCGAGCTGGCCAGCCGCGCGGCGGAGCTGGGCTATCCGGCGCTGGGTCTGGTCGACCACGACGGCATCTGGGGCTCGATGGAGTTCGCGGTCGCCTGCAAGGGGGCCGGGATCAAGGCGATCACCGGAACCGAACTGACCGTCTCCTACGCGGGCCGGCTCTTCCACCTCACCCTGCTGGTGAAGAATCCGGCCGGCTACCGGAACCTCTGCCGCCTGCTGACCGAAGCCCACAGCCACACCCGGGATGACCCCACCCGGCGGGTGAGCCAGCCCTCGGTGCCGCTGGAATCGCTGGCCGGCCGGGCCGAAGGGCTGATTTGCCTGAGCGGCTGCGCCGGCCAGGGACTGGTCGCTTCCGCCTGGGCCGAGGGTGACCTCGCCCGTGCTGAGACCCTGGCCCGGCGGCTCCGGGAGTGGTTCGGGCCGGAGAACTTCCGGATCGAGCTCCAGCGCCCCTACTGGCGCCACGACCGGGCCCGCAACCGCTGGCTCGACAGCCTCGCGCGCGGCCTCGGCCTGCCGGCGGTGGCGACCGGCAACGTGCACAGCCACACCTCCCATCGGGCACGCCTCCAGGACGTGCTGGTCGCGGTGCGGCTCGGCGCCAGCATGGAGGGTTCCGAGCCCCGGCGGCGCGGCAACTCGAGTTCCTCGCTCGCTTCACCGGAACAGATGGCGTCGCGGTTCGACCAGTACCCCGATGCGGTGGCCGAGAGCGCGGCGATCGCGGAAAGGCTCGACTTCGACCTCGAGAAGGAGCTGGGCTACCGCTATCCGCAGGCCGACGACCCGACTGCCGACACCGCCCTGGCCGAACTCTGCAACACCCGGATCGGGTCGCGCTACAAAGGCACCCCCGAAGCACCCGAGGCCGGCCGGCGGCTGGAAAACGAGCTGAAGATCATCCGCGGGCTCGGCCTCTCCGGTTTCTTCCTGCTGCACCACGACCTGCTCGAGCTGGCGCGTGAGGTCGCGATCGAGGTGCGTGGTCCCAGCTCCGCCCGCTCGGTGCTGCCACCGGGCCGCGGGCGCGGGTCCAGCGTCAGCTCGATCGTCTGTTACCTCACCGGCCTCTCCCACGTCGATCCGGTCAAGGCCGACCTCTTCCCCGGCCGCTTCCTCAACGAAGAGGTGACCGCGGCGCCCGACATCGACCTCGACTTCCCCCGGGACATCCGGGCAAAGCTCATCCCCCGGATCCACAAGCGCTACGGTGCCGACCGCTCGGCCCTGGTCGCCGCCTTCCCGACCTACCGCTCGCGCGGGGCTATCCGGGAATTCGGCAAGGCCCTGGGCATCCCGGCCGCGGAGATCGAGCGGGCGGCGCGGTCGGTCGACTTCCACAGCGGCTCGGACGACCTCGAGCGAGACCTGGCGAGTGCGGTCGGTGAGCAGCGCGCCGCTTCGATCGGCTGGAAGAACCTGGTCTGGCTCACCCGAGAGGCGCGCGGACTGCCGCGGCACGCCTCCCAGCATTCCGGCGGCATGGTGATCTCGACCAAACCCCTGGTCGAGATCTGCCCGGTGGTGCCGGCCGCGATGGAGGAGCGCCAGATCGTCATGTGGGACAAGGACTCCTGCCAGGACGCCGGATTCCTGAAGATCGACCTGCTCGGACTCGGCATGCTCTCCGCGGTCGAGCGTACGGTCGACGAGATCCACCGGATCCGCGGGGAGACGGTGGACCTCAGCCGGATCGACCTGGCCGACGAAACGACCTTCAAGGCAATCCGCCGGGCCGATACGACCGGCGTATTCCAGATCGAGAGCCGGGCCCAGATGCAGATGCTGCCGCGGCTGAAGCCGATGAACATCGAAGACCTGACCGTTCAGGTGGCCCTGGTCCGTCCGGGGCCGATCCAGGGCGGCGCGGTCCACCCCTACATCGAACGCCGCCGGCTGCTGCGCGAGAACCCCGACTACGAAGTCCCGTTCCAGCACGAACTGCTCAAGCCCGCCCTGGCCGAGACGCTCGGCGTGATCATCTTCCAGGAGCAGGTGCTCGAGGTCGCGATCGACGTCGCCGGCTTCAGTTCGTCCGAAGCCGAGACACTCCGCCGGGCGATGAGCCGCAAACGGTCACGGCAGGCGCTCGAGGATCACCACAAACGCTTCCTCGAAGGCGCCGGCGCCAACGGCGTCGAGTCGAAGATCGCCGACAGCATCTTCAGCCAGATCATCGGCTTCTCCGGCTTCGGCTTCCCCAAAGCGCATTCCGTCGCCTTCGGGCTGCTCGCCTACCAGTCGGCCTGGCTCAAGGTCCACTACGGGCCGGAGTTCCTGGCTTCGCTCCTGAACGAGCAGCCGATGGGCTTCTACCCGCCGGACTCGCTGGTCCAGGAGGGCCGGCGCTCCGGAGTCGGGATCCTGCCGCCCGACATCAATTCCAGCCGGGTCGAATGCAGCACCGAATGGCCGGACGGGAAAGTGGCCACCGGGCCGGCCGACGGCATCCACAATCCCGGCAACCCCGACCCCGGGCCGGCCGTTCGCATCGGGCTGGCCTACATCAAGGGGGCCAAAGAAAAGGAGATGGAGGAACTGGTCAAGGAGCGTGACCGCGGTGGCCCGTACACCGATCTCGGCGAGCTCTCCTCGAGGATGCCCCTGAAGCGCCAGGAGCTCGAACAACTCGCCTGGTCCGGGGCGCTGCGTTCCCTGCCGCGCGGTGAGCGGGTGTCCGGGATCTGGAACGTCGGGCTGAGCCCGAACGGACTCAGCAACTCCAGCGGCCGCCAGCTCTCGCTGCCCTTCGGCCCCGGTGACACCCCCGAGCTGGACGAGCCGAAGAACTGGAGCCGGGTGCGAGCCGAGTACGGGACGATCGGTATGACCCTCGAAGGCCATCCAATGGCACTGATCCGCCCGACCCTGCACGACCACGTCAGGAACACGGTCGAGGCGGCGAACATGCCGGACCGCTCACAGGCCGAAGTCGCCGGACTCCTGGTCGCCAAGCAGCGCCCGGAAACCGCCTTCGGAACGATCTTCCTGCTGATCGAAGACGAAGTCGGAACGCTCAACCTGATCACCCCACCGCCGGTGGCCACCAAGTACCGGCTGGTCATCCGCACGGCAACCCTGCTCCGGGCCCGGGGTCGGATCGAGACAAACCAGGGAGTAGTGAACCTGATCGTGAACGCCCTGGCCGAGATCGAACCACCCGATCCGGCGATCAAGGCCGTCGCCCCGATGGGACAGTCATTCGGACGGCGCGGGCGATGAGCAAACACCGCAAATTGCGGAGTCGGGTCAATCAACACCGGTTTGCACTTGGCTCTGGGACTAGGCTTTGAGGACATCATGCACGGGAACTTGCAAACACACGTTCGTGTCCGAGCAGACCCGTACATTACAAACATATGTTCGTGCAGATGAAAACGATAACGGCCAAAGCGGCCGACGCCCTGGACCTGATGATCGAGTTCTCGACCCTTGGTGAATACGGGCTCGAATACCCCGACGCGGGCGGTACCGCACCCTGCCGCCCGGGACGTCCCCGGACGAAGCCGGTGACGAAACAGACCCCGCCGCCGCGGGTCAGGCCCGCAAAGGGTCGGTCGAGCCACAAGCGCCCGACGACATGCCCCACCACGCAGGCCACCCGCCTCCCGGAAGCCCTGATGCCGCCGCGCATCAAGCTCGACCTCTCGTACTGATCCCCTCAGTAAGCTGGTCCGGTGACTCGATTGAGTGACCGGCACATCAAACCGGCCCGCCTCGCCCTGGCCGCTGCGGCTCTGATCGCCCTCGTGGTGATGCTGTCGGATCTGAACCCGTCGCAAGCCGACGCCTGGCCTTCCGTCCAACCGGTCAGCGTGAGGGCAAACATCCCCAGGCCGGCGATCAAGCAACACCACATCCCCTTTGGCAAGAAACGCAAGCACGAGATGGCCGCTTACTCGAAGCGCCACTACGGCAAGAGCGAATGGCGCCTGACCAATCCCAAGGTGATCGTCATCCACTACGCGGTGGTCGCAACACTCAGCGGCATCTTCAACACCTTCAGGACCGACCAGCCCGACGCCGAGCTCGGCGAGCTGCCGAACGTCTGCTCCCACTTCGCGGTCGACGGCAAGGGCAGGATCCAGCAGTTCGTCCCCCTCAGCATCCGCTGCCGCCACACCGTCGGACTGAACGACCGCTCGATCGGCATCGAGCACACCGGCTTCAGCGACCACCAGGTCCTTTCAGACAAGGACCAGATGCATTCCTCAATCAAGCTGACCAAGTGGCTTCGGTGCAAGTACGACATCTCGATCAAGAACGTGATCGGCCACAACGAAAGTCTTTCATCGCCCTTCCACCACGAAAAGGTGAAGCGCCTCCGTCGCCAGACCCACGGCGATTTCAAACACAAGTCGATGCAGAAGTACCGCAAACAGCTTCGCGCCGCCGGCCAGTGCTGACTGGGTGGACCTGAAGCGTTGGGGGCGCTCGGTGAAGGTTGTCGGGGCCGGCTCCGCCGGGAGTTCCCCGACAACCTTCACCGATCGCCCTATTCGGTGTGGGAACCGTCCAGTCTCCTGACGAGCTTCGCTGCGAATTCAACGGCCCGCCCAAAGGCTGAAGCCGAGATGTTCTCCGTTGTGTCTGTTGGCCAGTGGTAGTTGGGGATTGGGCCGTCCTGATTGACGATCGTGATTGCCTTTCCCCCGCCCGCTGTTACTGGCGTTGCGTCGTACGGCAGGCCTGATCCGTTTGCTAATGGCTTGGCCTCCAACTCGGGGAACTCCGCTCCTACCGCCGCGGCGGCTTCCATCAGCACCGGGTCGGCTTTGAGCGTCGAGAGCGGTCCTCCCTCCTTGGAGAGCACCCGAAGGGGCGCGTCGGCGCCGACTCCGTCGAAGTTGACGAAGTCCCAGCCCTCGGTGTCGTGCTCCTCAAGGAACGCACGCATGCCGAACACCCCGGACTCTTCGCTCCCGGTGACCAGGATCACCAGCCGAGTTCTCTCAAGCGGCTTGCCGGCAAAGTGAGAGGCCAGACAAAGACAGGCCCCCACGCCGGAAGCATTGTCGTTGGCGCCCGGAACATCTAGACCACGGATCTCACGTTCGAGAACCAACCCGGCACCGAGCGCGACAAGGACCCGTGATTTCGCGATGAGTATCCACCCCAGCGGAACGTGACGAAGCAAAGGGGCTAAAGCCTGAACAAAGACGGCAAGGCTGACGGCTGCGACGGCATTTCCAAGGTGAGGAGTCACCTTGGGGTGAAACATCAGACCTGACCGGGAAGAATCCATATGGGAGACGAGGCACACGGTCCGTTCAGCCTCGCCAGAAGGCTCGATAGAGGCCCACACAATGCGGCTGGCGCCAGTTCGAAGGAGATCCAAGGGATTCCGGGCAAAACGGGATTCCAGGAACCCCAGAGCAGCAGCAGAGCCGCCGAGTAAGCCACCGAGAATCCGAGAGCGTCGCTCAACAAGGCCGGCAGACAGCGCCAAGCCGAAAAGGGCCAGATAAGAAGGACCAAAGCTTCGGGCTGAAGCAAACTCCTCAATGTGAGGAGACAACCCAAGTCCCTCGAGCT harbors:
- a CDS encoding M28 family peptidase gives rise to the protein MADTLIAEDDAQLGLGVIASLADGIGPRPPCSAEEETAAGLIAAELEGLGLSPHIEEFASARSFGPSYLALFGLALSAGLVERRSRILGGLLGGSAAALGFLESRFARNPLDLLRTGASRIVWASIEPSGEAERTVCLVSHMDSSRSGLMFHPKVTPHLGNAVAAVSLAVFVQALAPLLRHVPLGWILIAKSRVLVALGAGLVLEREIRGLDVPGANDNASGVGACLCLASHFAGKPLERTRLVILVTGSEESGVFGMRAFLEEHDTEGWDFVNFDGVGADAPLRVLSKEGGPLSTLKADPVLMEAAAAVGAEFPELEAKPLANGSGLPYDATPVTAGGGKAITIVNQDGPIPNYHWPTDTTENISASAFGRAVEFAAKLVRRLDGSHTE
- a CDS encoding error-prone DNA polymerase, translating into MASGYVELHCHSSFSFLDGASSPLELASRAAELGYPALGLVDHDGIWGSMEFAVACKGAGIKAITGTELTVSYAGRLFHLTLLVKNPAGYRNLCRLLTEAHSHTRDDPTRRVSQPSVPLESLAGRAEGLICLSGCAGQGLVASAWAEGDLARAETLARRLREWFGPENFRIELQRPYWRHDRARNRWLDSLARGLGLPAVATGNVHSHTSHRARLQDVLVAVRLGASMEGSEPRRRGNSSSSLASPEQMASRFDQYPDAVAESAAIAERLDFDLEKELGYRYPQADDPTADTALAELCNTRIGSRYKGTPEAPEAGRRLENELKIIRGLGLSGFFLLHHDLLELAREVAIEVRGPSSARSVLPPGRGRGSSVSSIVCYLTGLSHVDPVKADLFPGRFLNEEVTAAPDIDLDFPRDIRAKLIPRIHKRYGADRSALVAAFPTYRSRGAIREFGKALGIPAAEIERAARSVDFHSGSDDLERDLASAVGEQRAASIGWKNLVWLTREARGLPRHASQHSGGMVISTKPLVEICPVVPAAMEERQIVMWDKDSCQDAGFLKIDLLGLGMLSAVERTVDEIHRIRGETVDLSRIDLADETTFKAIRRADTTGVFQIESRAQMQMLPRLKPMNIEDLTVQVALVRPGPIQGGAVHPYIERRRLLRENPDYEVPFQHELLKPALAETLGVIIFQEQVLEVAIDVAGFSSSEAETLRRAMSRKRSRQALEDHHKRFLEGAGANGVESKIADSIFSQIIGFSGFGFPKAHSVAFGLLAYQSAWLKVHYGPEFLASLLNEQPMGFYPPDSLVQEGRRSGVGILPPDINSSRVECSTEWPDGKVATGPADGIHNPGNPDPGPAVRIGLAYIKGAKEKEMEELVKERDRGGPYTDLGELSSRMPLKRQELEQLAWSGALRSLPRGERVSGIWNVGLSPNGLSNSSGRQLSLPFGPGDTPELDEPKNWSRVRAEYGTIGMTLEGHPMALIRPTLHDHVRNTVEAANMPDRSQAEVAGLLVAKQRPETAFGTIFLLIEDEVGTLNLITPPPVATKYRLVIRTATLLRARGRIETNQGVVNLIVNALAEIEPPDPAIKAVAPMGQSFGRRGR
- a CDS encoding N-acetylmuramoyl-L-alanine amidase, which translates into the protein MTRLSDRHIKPARLALAAAALIALVVMLSDLNPSQADAWPSVQPVSVRANIPRPAIKQHHIPFGKKRKHEMAAYSKRHYGKSEWRLTNPKVIVIHYAVVATLSGIFNTFRTDQPDAELGELPNVCSHFAVDGKGRIQQFVPLSIRCRHTVGLNDRSIGIEHTGFSDHQVLSDKDQMHSSIKLTKWLRCKYDISIKNVIGHNESLSSPFHHEKVKRLRRQTHGDFKHKSMQKYRKQLRAAGQC